CGACGACGCCCGGCATGACGACCTTGCCCGTCGCATCGAGCGTCCGGTCGGCGTCCGGGAGGTGCCGTGGATCACCGAGTCCCACGATGGTTCCGTCGTCGATCGCGATCGCACCCTCGAACGACCGCGTGCCGGAGACGATCGTGCCGCCCTCGATAACAGTGTCTACGACCATCGGATGCACTTCTACCGACGCGGAACATAAAAGTGCACCTGGGGGTCGCGCTCACTGGCGGACCACGTCGACGTGGTCCGCCGCCCCGACGTCGACCAGCCCGTTGTTCGTCAGGCGATACGTCGGGATGACCTCGAGGGCGAGGAACGACAGCTCCATCAGTCCGTTGTCGACCAGACCGAGGTCCGTCACGAACGCCTCGACGGTCTCGTACTGCTCGGCCACCACCTCGATGGGCTCGTCGGACATCAGTCCCGCCACCGGGAGCGGGAGCGACGCCATTTCGGCGGTCTCCGGGTCGAAAGCGGCGAGCCCGCCGCCGATGTCACGGAGGTGGTTGGCCACGCGGGCCATGGAGTCGCGGTCCGCACCGGCGACCACGCAGTTGTGTGCGTCGTGGGCGACGGTGGAACCGACGGCTCCGCGGTGCAGGCCGAGACCGTGGACGAATCCCCGTCCGATCCCCCCGTCCCGGCCGTGTCGCTCGATGACGGCCAGCGAGAGGACGTCCTCGTCGACCGGCGGGACCAGCGCGTCCGCTTCGACCGGGACGGTCGCTCGCATGGAGTCGGTCTGCAGCCCACCGACGGCGTCGATGACCCGGACGGGGACCGTCTCGCCGACGTCGTCCGTCGCCGTTATCGCGAGGTCCCTGCCCGACACCGGGTCGAACTGGACGGTGTCCGCCGCCAGGTTCGTCGTCCCGGTGCGGTCCGCCGCCGTGGGGTCCAGTTCGCCGTCGACCATCACGTGGGCGACGTCCCACGCGGTCAGGTCGTCGAGCAACACCAGGTCGGCCGGTGCCCCGGGTTTGAGCCGCCCGAAGGGGAGGTCGTAGCTCTCGGCCGTGTTGAGGGTCGCCATCTGGACGACGTCGACGGGGTCGGCACCCTCGGCGATGGCCGTGCGGACCGCGAAGTCGACGCCGCCGCGGTCGACGAGGTCCGTCACCTCCGTGTCGTCGGTACAGAGGGAGAGCAGACGGGTGTCGACGCCGTCGACGAGCGGCAGGAGGTCGGCGAGGTTCCTGCTCGACGACCCCTCGCGCAGGTAGACCCGGAGGCCGAGTCCCGCCCGCCGTCGCGCTTCGGCGAGCGTGATGCTCTCGTGGTCGGTGTCGAGATACCGAGCCGCTTCGTGGAGGGCCGCCCCGTCGACGCCCGCCAGGTGTCCGTCGACGGTGAGGCCGCGCTCACGGGCGGCCGCTATCTTCGCGTGGACCTCGCTGTCGCCGGCGACCAGCCCCGGGATGTCCATCACCTCGCCGAGTGCGACGACAGGGTCGAGGTCGAGCAGCGTCGCCACGGCCGCCGCGTCCAGCGTCGCCCCGGTGTCCTGGAGCCCGGAGGCCGGGACGCTGGACGGAACGGTGAACCGGGCCTTCAGCGGCGTGTTCGCCGCGTCCTCGACGACGGCGCGAACGCCGGCCTCCCCCAGGACGTTCGCGATCTCGTGTGGGTCGCAGACGACGCTGGTCACGCCACCGGGCAGGACCGCGTTGCCGTACTCCGGGAGCGTCACCATGCTCGACTCGACGTGCATGTGGGCGTCGACGAGGCCGGGCGCGACGTACTCCGCGTCGAGGACGCGGTCGGCCGGACGGTCTGCCAGCGCGACGATCTCGCCGTCGTCGATAGCGACCGTCCCGTCCTCGAGCGTCCCGGTGTGGACGTTCACCAGCGTTCCGCGGACGAGCGTGTCGACCGACTCAGTCATCGCCGTCGACGGTGCCGGCAGCGATGTCGCGTTCACGGCTCACCCGCGGTCGAATGGACGCAGTATCGGCTGACCCGACGCGTACGGTAGTACACCACATGCGAGCGAGTAGTTACCGGAGATAAATAGTCGTTTGGCCCGGGAGCCGCCGACCCGACGCACCGGGTCGAACGGGACCCTCGCGAGGGACCGAGACGTCCTCCTCACGGGTGCCGGCAGCCGCACGGACAGCGTGGACGGCGCCCCGCGGTGGGAGTGTGAGGACAGTGTGGGTTCGGTCGGCGACCCCAGGAAGGACGCGAAGGCGGGTCGGTCGTGCCGGTCGTGTCAACCCATCACGCCACCGGCGGTGACGTAGAAGTAGAGGGCGAACGACACTGCCAGGACCCACTGGAGGGCGTGGACGTCGTCGTGTTCGCCCTGGGCCGCTTTGACGAGGGGGTAACTGATGATGCCCGCGGCGATGCCGTTGGCTATCGAGGCCGTCAGGGGCATCATCACGATGGTGAGCCCCCCGGGGATGAGCCAGTCGGA
Above is a window of Halomarina ordinaria DNA encoding:
- a CDS encoding adenine deaminase, with product MTESVDTLVRGTLVNVHTGTLEDGTVAIDDGEIVALADRPADRVLDAEYVAPGLVDAHMHVESSMVTLPEYGNAVLPGGVTSVVCDPHEIANVLGEAGVRAVVEDAANTPLKARFTVPSSVPASGLQDTGATLDAAAVATLLDLDPVVALGEVMDIPGLVAGDSEVHAKIAAARERGLTVDGHLAGVDGAALHEAARYLDTDHESITLAEARRRAGLGLRVYLREGSSSRNLADLLPLVDGVDTRLLSLCTDDTEVTDLVDRGGVDFAVRTAIAEGADPVDVVQMATLNTAESYDLPFGRLKPGAPADLVLLDDLTAWDVAHVMVDGELDPTAADRTGTTNLAADTVQFDPVSGRDLAITATDDVGETVPVRVIDAVGGLQTDSMRATVPVEADALVPPVDEDVLSLAVIERHGRDGGIGRGFVHGLGLHRGAVGSTVAHDAHNCVVAGADRDSMARVANHLRDIGGGLAAFDPETAEMASLPLPVAGLMSDEPIEVVAEQYETVEAFVTDLGLVDNGLMELSFLALEVIPTYRLTNNGLVDVGAADHVDVVRQ